One genomic region from Thermoleptolyngbya sichuanensis A183 encodes:
- a CDS encoding inositol monophosphatase family protein: MHWPDILNFAEAATHSVGQQLLQDFGQVQADEKSDGSLVTRADRWADETLRGAIAQRFPDYGILSEELTHVFPAQDWCWIIDPLDGTTNFARGIPIWGISLGLLYQGTPVFGYVHLPPIQQSFHGYWPGDSGLEMPTGAFCNGRAIAASPDAPSGNHFFNLCARSIAILQQQPFPCKIRMLGVATYNLLTVAAGATLGAVEATPKIWDIAAVWPIVQAAGAVWQPLEPGPIFPLVPGQNYGDRPFPTLVVSQPALLEVFLPRVAVLSK, encoded by the coding sequence ATGCACTGGCCCGACATTCTCAACTTTGCCGAAGCCGCTACTCATTCAGTTGGCCAGCAACTGCTCCAGGACTTTGGGCAGGTGCAGGCCGATGAAAAGTCCGACGGCAGCCTGGTGACGCGGGCCGACCGCTGGGCCGATGAAACCCTGCGGGGGGCGATCGCCCAGCGGTTTCCCGACTACGGCATCCTCAGCGAAGAGTTGACCCACGTTTTTCCGGCTCAGGACTGGTGCTGGATCATCGACCCCCTCGACGGCACGACCAACTTTGCGCGGGGCATTCCCATCTGGGGCATTTCCCTGGGGCTGCTCTATCAGGGCACGCCGGTCTTCGGCTATGTGCATCTGCCGCCGATTCAGCAGTCGTTTCATGGCTACTGGCCCGGCGACAGCGGACTGGAGATGCCCACCGGAGCCTTTTGCAATGGACGGGCGATCGCCGCTAGCCCCGACGCGCCTAGCGGCAACCACTTCTTTAACCTGTGCGCCCGCAGCATTGCCATCCTCCAGCAGCAGCCCTTCCCCTGCAAAATCCGAATGCTGGGCGTTGCCACCTACAACCTGCTCACTGTGGCAGCAGGAGCGACGCTGGGCGCAGTCGAAGCCACCCCCAAAATCTGGGACATTGCCGCCGTGTGGCCCATTGTGCAAGCCGCTGGAGCCGTGTGGCAGCCCCTAGAGCCAGGGCCGATTTTTCCGCTGGTGCCGGGGCAAAACTATGGCGATCGCCCCTTCCCCACCCTCGTTGTCAGCCAGCCCGCCCTTCTGGAAGTATTTCTCCCCAGAGTCGCCGTTTTGAGCAAGTAG